Proteins from a genomic interval of Haloterrigena sp. KLK7:
- a CDS encoding HalOD1 output domain-containing protein, producing METQPVESTNQPVSVAVVEAIAAATDQSPLEVESLYNTIDPEALEELFHNVGSQSRARGRIKFVHCGYEVTVEDTGDVTIDER from the coding sequence ATGGAGACTCAACCCGTTGAATCAACGAACCAGCCAGTATCTGTCGCAGTTGTCGAAGCCATTGCTGCTGCTACTGATCAGAGTCCTCTGGAAGTCGAGTCCCTCTACAACACGATCGATCCAGAGGCCCTTGAGGAGTTATTCCATAACGTGGGAAGTCAGTCACGAGCACGAGGGAGGATTAAGTTCGTCCACTGCGGGTATGAGGTGACCGTCGAAGACACTGGAGACGTAACGATTGATGAACGATAG
- a CDS encoding DUF5058 family protein produces the protein MEWCEPPIAVLAYMDIANSRWLWLSTLPVVSVVLFQAAIFLRRAWADGKEMGLSDGQLKTGFKTGVISAIGPAVAVLVGMLALIATVGGPVAWMRLTVIGSVAFELPAAELGVSQFGYSLGDGDITETAYATAVWSMTLGGTGWLLVSAFGTPHMEKARQKLGNGKEKLIPIISSAAMLGAFAYFLTGEVAAGTPETGSVAVGGLVMLVLLRIADKRDIQWLREWALGTAMIVGLLVGVVLQVTVGSWW, from the coding sequence ATGGAGTGGTGTGAACCTCCGATAGCCGTACTGGCATATATGGATATCGCCAATAGTCGATGGTTGTGGCTTTCGACTCTACCGGTCGTCTCGGTGGTGTTGTTTCAGGCAGCGATCTTTCTCCGTCGGGCGTGGGCCGATGGAAAGGAAATGGGGTTGTCAGACGGCCAACTAAAAACCGGGTTCAAAACCGGAGTGATATCGGCGATCGGTCCCGCTGTAGCGGTCTTGGTCGGAATGTTGGCACTGATAGCCACCGTCGGCGGACCCGTTGCATGGATGCGTCTCACAGTGATCGGATCGGTCGCGTTCGAACTCCCGGCGGCTGAGCTGGGCGTGAGCCAGTTTGGATACAGTCTCGGTGACGGTGATATCACTGAGACGGCGTATGCGACGGCAGTCTGGTCGATGACCTTGGGTGGCACTGGCTGGTTGCTGGTCTCCGCCTTCGGAACGCCGCATATGGAAAAGGCCAGACAGAAGCTTGGCAACGGGAAAGAAAAACTCATTCCGATCATTAGTTCCGCCGCGATGCTCGGGGCCTTCGCCTATTTCCTGACCGGTGAGGTCGCGGCGGGAACGCCCGAAACGGGATCGGTCGCCGTAGGGGGATTGGTGATGCTGGTGCTGTTACGGATAGCCGATAAGAGAGATATACAGTGGTTACGAGAATGGGCGCTGGGAACCGCGATGATCGTCGGTCTCCTGGTCGGAGTAGTACTGCAAGTGACGGTCGGGAGTTGGTGGTAA
- a CDS encoding NADH-ubiquinone oxidoreductase-F iron-sulfur binding region domain-containing protein — protein sequence MTNEIGAVRRSPVVRVSAAVAADRGDRVYDAARDAAASVSVVRTGPTGVDELEPLVLMTDDGRTAFFRSPSPSTARDLVTEFESNGLPMSRADAIVDHDPDATSLPVPGTGPLAAGRRLVLGPCGWVNPLDPADYTLCSTERDASVAADIGILARGRGDAIADEPTVDAWKRACETDGDPVVIVNANDPDDRQRADRTLLAGAPIAVLDGVAAVAEYIGAEDAVVYLNEHETNLQRHVRQASNAVEDKLPVVPDVVAGPDEYRAGAPTAALEAMEGADRIEPRLQPPTPAEYGLYGRPTIVHTPRTFAQVRQAVYAPESLDADAPDPGTRLMTVTGDVETPAIVELDSSATLEATRDAVSMNGSFKMACVGGVFGGFTTDLGVIPTAQSLTAVDLGTDGVVELLRDGRCAVATAGERARFASEANSGRCVPGREGTKQLTELLRDVYAGAFRSDEIRELGRVMARSSNCQIGATAPRPVITAMDEFESEFRAHANGRCPSGTCSDHL from the coding sequence ATGACGAATGAGATAGGAGCCGTTCGTCGATCGCCGGTCGTTCGCGTCTCGGCAGCGGTCGCAGCTGATCGAGGTGACCGCGTTTACGACGCCGCTCGCGACGCCGCGGCTTCTGTGTCGGTTGTCCGAACCGGACCCACCGGCGTCGACGAACTGGAACCGCTGGTCCTCATGACCGACGACGGGCGGACCGCGTTCTTTCGCTCGCCGTCCCCGTCGACGGCTCGAGATCTCGTCACGGAATTTGAATCAAATGGACTCCCGATGTCCCGCGCCGACGCCATCGTCGACCACGATCCGGACGCGACGTCGCTTCCGGTTCCAGGAACTGGCCCGCTCGCTGCGGGCAGACGGCTCGTCCTCGGTCCGTGCGGCTGGGTCAATCCGCTCGATCCGGCCGACTACACACTATGTTCGACCGAACGCGACGCCAGTGTGGCCGCGGATATTGGGATTCTCGCCCGTGGACGAGGCGACGCCATCGCCGACGAGCCGACCGTTGATGCCTGGAAACGGGCCTGCGAGACCGACGGCGATCCGGTCGTTATCGTCAACGCGAACGATCCCGACGATCGACAGCGAGCCGACCGGACGCTGCTCGCCGGGGCGCCGATTGCAGTCCTCGACGGCGTCGCAGCGGTCGCGGAGTACATCGGTGCCGAGGACGCGGTCGTCTATTTGAACGAACACGAGACCAACCTCCAGCGACACGTTCGACAGGCCTCAAACGCCGTCGAAGACAAATTGCCAGTCGTGCCAGACGTTGTTGCCGGCCCCGACGAGTACCGTGCCGGCGCGCCGACGGCCGCGCTCGAGGCCATGGAGGGTGCGGACCGGATTGAACCCCGCCTGCAACCGCCGACCCCAGCCGAGTACGGCCTCTACGGCCGTCCGACGATCGTGCACACGCCGCGGACGTTCGCACAGGTCCGGCAGGCCGTTTACGCCCCGGAGTCGCTCGACGCCGACGCCCCGGATCCGGGAACGCGGCTCATGACCGTAACCGGCGACGTCGAGACGCCGGCGATCGTCGAACTGGACTCGAGCGCGACGCTCGAGGCGACCCGTGATGCCGTTTCGATGAACGGATCGTTCAAGATGGCCTGTGTCGGCGGTGTCTTTGGCGGGTTCACGACCGATCTGGGCGTCATCCCCACTGCACAGTCGCTCACCGCGGTGGATCTCGGAACCGACGGCGTCGTCGAACTGCTTCGCGACGGACGCTGTGCGGTCGCGACCGCTGGCGAGCGAGCGCGATTCGCTTCGGAGGCCAACAGCGGCCGGTGCGTCCCCGGACGGGAGGGGACGAAACAGCTCACGGAACTGCTTCGCGACGTCTACGCGGGCGCGTTTAGAAGCGACGAAATCCGCGAACTGGGACGCGTCATGGCTCGCTCGAGCAACTGCCAGATCGGTGCCACTGCTCCGCGTCCTGTGATCACGGCTATGGACGAATTCGAATCCGAGTTTCGCGCCCACGCCAACGGGCGCTGTCCGAGCGGAACGTGTTCTGATCACTTATGA
- a CDS encoding enoyl-CoA hydratase-related protein produces the protein MIVEDENGVRTVTFDRPESLNAFTADAAESLAEAIDSVNADEYDAVVLTGEGDAFSAGGDLEAMADRDETPKESLDRTTETLGRVVEAALTSEVPIVAKVNGDAVGAGLAVTAVSDFAYAADSASFSCAFARVGLVPDTGGTFLLPRLLGLRTAKRLAMTAEFISAAEAAEIGLVNETIPDDDLEAAVDDLLETLRERPTTTLGLTKRAIHENMGRYWREALDHELLTQSIAYGTPEHEDGVAEFLEK, from the coding sequence ATGATCGTCGAAGACGAGAACGGCGTGCGGACGGTCACGTTCGACCGGCCCGAATCGCTAAACGCGTTCACCGCCGATGCGGCCGAATCGTTAGCCGAGGCCATCGACAGCGTCAACGCCGACGAGTACGATGCGGTCGTCCTCACCGGCGAGGGCGACGCATTCAGCGCCGGTGGCGACCTTGAGGCGATGGCCGACCGAGACGAGACGCCGAAGGAGTCCCTTGACCGGACGACCGAGACGCTCGGTCGAGTCGTCGAAGCGGCGCTCACGTCCGAGGTCCCGATCGTCGCGAAAGTCAACGGCGACGCCGTTGGCGCCGGCCTCGCGGTGACCGCCGTCAGCGACTTCGCGTACGCCGCTGACTCCGCGTCGTTCAGCTGTGCGTTCGCGCGAGTCGGCCTCGTTCCGGACACCGGTGGGACGTTCTTGCTGCCCCGATTGCTTGGTCTCCGTACCGCCAAGCGGCTGGCGATGACCGCCGAGTTCATCTCCGCGGCCGAAGCCGCGGAGATTGGACTCGTAAACGAGACCATTCCGGACGACGACCTTGAGGCAGCGGTCGACGACCTCCTCGAAACGCTTCGAGAGCGTCCGACAACGACGCTGGGACTGACAAAACGCGCGATCCACGAAAACATGGGTCGGTACTGGCGAGAGGCGCTCGATCACGAACTTCTCACTCAATCGATCGCCTACGGCACACCGGAGCACGAAGACGGCGTCGCCGAATTTCTCGAGAAGTAA
- the fdhF gene encoding formate dehydrogenase subunit alpha, producing the protein MNTHDPLPRIPTIDDQRNETPVTATFETGTANDPPAGTASDKPTTLSINGQSVTVPPGSTVIDAMQAVDDETVSVDPGADGLEDDADVPALCYYDRDGDASEEIGPRSECRTCMVETEEHGLVPSCSFPAEDGLSVRTDTPDAAESRSVNLDLILSNHNLRCTTCNGNGRCELQDAAISEGVDHPRYGVFDERSEYEPIDDTSSFIQIDRNKCILCNRCVEGCNNVQVEGVLRIEGHGEDARIGFQSDAETMADSECVSCGHCATVCPTGALTEKGIGGPGTLPLPGFTHRNSIGTVVETDEVETIDDTTAPNRSPDPGSALSHTNAVGGDDVAEARVARFMERAKDRVAELASEYGHRAVLAGEHTAENIATKTLPEGRLFDIADFVSDVRLENLDAEETTCGFCAVGCRFEMWGKDGDTIGTVPVDDPSAAPANNFSTCVKGKFGHEFANSDRRLTEPLVRTDSGEFESVSWDDALKYVAERLREIQNEHGVDAVSCLASSKGTNEEAYLVQKFARQVLGTKNVDNCARLCHSSTVAALQQTLGYGAMTNRINEDVGEADAYLITGSNTTESHPVLATRIKQNVRDGADLVVFDPRQVGIAEHADQYTRTEPGYDVAWINGLIRYVIENDLHDEAFIERNTTGFEDLREKVQPYTPERVEEVAGVPAAELKSAAKTLAAADTVVFGWAMGMTQSSHGTQNILALANLALTLGQLGKPGAGLSPFRGQNNVQGGGGDMGTLPGSLPGYQDPSNGEIQEKFADVWGEHPPAEPGLKVPEMFREAHEGNLRGMYIVGENPALSEPDVQHAGEALKALDFLVVQDIFMTETAEHADVILPAATSPEKHGTFTNTERRIQRVRPTAAPPGDARQDWEITQELANRLGYDWNYDHPREIMDEISDLVPIYGGVSYDRLEEGPQHGLQWPVPHADHPGTPYLYDYENGNFNFEDGRARFVPADSGQPGEIPDEDYPLTLTSGRVLYHWHTGQLTRRVEGLMSHVGESFVEIHPELAARLDVTDGEYVRVESRRGEIVVKAQVTERVDAGTLFIPMHFAAGAVNKLTQETFDPQSGIPEYKVSSVRVEPLGPETDVDVLRMPDVGAATDDAAIGDD; encoded by the coding sequence ATGAATACGCACGATCCACTTCCACGAATACCGACAATCGACGATCAACGGAATGAGACGCCAGTGACAGCAACGTTCGAGACGGGCACTGCGAACGATCCCCCTGCCGGCACGGCCAGCGACAAACCGACGACCCTCTCGATCAACGGGCAGTCGGTGACCGTTCCGCCCGGATCGACTGTTATCGACGCGATGCAGGCCGTTGACGACGAGACGGTCTCCGTCGACCCGGGCGCCGACGGCCTCGAGGACGACGCCGACGTCCCTGCGCTCTGTTACTACGACCGGGACGGCGACGCAAGCGAGGAGATCGGCCCTCGAAGCGAGTGTCGGACCTGTATGGTCGAGACGGAGGAACACGGACTCGTTCCGTCCTGTTCGTTCCCCGCGGAGGACGGGCTGTCGGTCAGGACCGACACGCCCGACGCCGCGGAGAGTCGGAGCGTGAACCTCGATCTCATCCTCTCGAACCACAACCTCCGCTGTACGACCTGCAACGGGAACGGGCGCTGTGAGTTACAGGACGCCGCGATCAGCGAGGGGGTCGACCACCCGCGCTATGGCGTGTTCGACGAGCGGAGCGAGTACGAACCGATCGACGACACCTCTTCGTTCATCCAGATCGATCGCAACAAGTGCATCCTCTGTAACCGCTGTGTGGAGGGCTGTAACAACGTGCAGGTCGAGGGCGTGCTCCGGATTGAGGGCCACGGCGAGGACGCTCGGATCGGCTTCCAGTCGGACGCGGAGACGATGGCCGACTCTGAGTGCGTCTCCTGTGGCCACTGCGCGACGGTCTGTCCGACCGGCGCGCTCACCGAGAAGGGAATCGGTGGCCCTGGAACGCTGCCGCTTCCCGGCTTCACCCATCGCAACTCCATCGGGACGGTCGTCGAAACCGACGAGGTGGAAACCATAGACGACACGACTGCACCGAATCGGTCGCCCGACCCCGGTAGCGCTCTCAGCCACACTAACGCGGTCGGCGGCGACGACGTGGCGGAGGCGCGAGTCGCTCGCTTCATGGAGCGCGCCAAGGACCGCGTCGCGGAACTCGCCAGCGAGTACGGTCACAGAGCGGTACTGGCCGGTGAACATACGGCGGAAAACATCGCTACGAAGACGCTCCCGGAAGGACGGCTCTTTGACATCGCCGATTTCGTCAGCGACGTTCGCCTCGAAAACCTCGATGCCGAAGAGACGACATGTGGCTTCTGTGCGGTCGGCTGTCGCTTCGAAATGTGGGGCAAAGACGGCGACACGATCGGTACCGTACCGGTCGACGATCCGTCCGCAGCGCCCGCCAATAACTTCTCGACCTGCGTGAAAGGGAAGTTCGGCCACGAGTTCGCGAACAGCGACCGGCGACTCACCGAGCCGCTCGTCCGGACCGACTCCGGCGAGTTCGAGTCGGTCTCGTGGGATGACGCGCTCAAGTACGTCGCGGAACGTCTCCGAGAGATCCAGAACGAGCACGGCGTCGACGCCGTTAGCTGTCTCGCGTCGTCGAAGGGGACCAACGAAGAGGCCTACCTCGTCCAGAAGTTCGCCCGACAGGTCCTGGGGACGAAGAACGTCGACAACTGCGCGCGTCTCTGTCACTCCTCGACGGTCGCGGCGCTCCAGCAGACGCTCGGCTACGGCGCGATGACCAACCGAATCAACGAGGATGTCGGCGAGGCCGACGCTTACCTTATCACCGGTTCGAACACGACCGAGAGCCACCCGGTACTGGCAACGCGAATCAAGCAGAACGTCCGCGATGGCGCCGATCTGGTCGTGTTCGATCCGCGGCAAGTTGGCATCGCCGAACATGCCGACCAGTACACCCGGACCGAGCCGGGCTACGACGTGGCCTGGATCAACGGGCTGATCCGCTACGTGATCGAGAACGATCTCCACGACGAGGCGTTCATCGAGCGGAACACGACCGGCTTCGAGGACCTCCGTGAGAAGGTCCAGCCATACACGCCCGAACGGGTCGAGGAAGTCGCGGGCGTCCCGGCTGCGGAACTCAAGTCGGCTGCGAAGACCCTCGCCGCGGCCGACACCGTCGTCTTCGGCTGGGCGATGGGAATGACCCAGTCGAGCCACGGTACGCAGAACATCTTGGCGCTCGCGAACCTCGCGCTAACGCTCGGCCAGCTCGGAAAGCCGGGAGCCGGCCTCTCGCCGTTCCGCGGCCAGAACAACGTGCAGGGCGGCGGCGGGGACATGGGGACGCTTCCCGGTAGTCTGCCAGGGTATCAAGACCCGTCCAATGGCGAGATACAGGAAAAATTTGCGGACGTCTGGGGCGAGCACCCGCCAGCCGAACCCGGTCTCAAAGTCCCCGAGATGTTCCGCGAAGCCCACGAGGGGAACCTGCGCGGGATGTACATCGTCGGCGAGAACCCCGCGCTATCCGAACCCGACGTGCAGCACGCCGGAGAAGCCCTCAAGGCGCTGGACTTCCTTGTCGTCCAAGATATCTTCATGACTGAGACGGCCGAACATGCAGACGTGATACTCCCCGCGGCGACGTCGCCGGAGAAACACGGGACGTTTACCAACACGGAGCGACGGATTCAGCGCGTCCGCCCGACGGCCGCCCCGCCCGGCGACGCGCGGCAGGACTGGGAGATCACCCAGGAACTGGCGAACCGTCTGGGCTACGATTGGAACTACGACCATCCGCGGGAGATCATGGACGAGATCAGTGACCTCGTCCCAATCTACGGCGGCGTCAGCTATGACCGCCTCGAGGAGGGTCCTCAGCACGGGCTGCAGTGGCCGGTTCCGCACGCAGACCACCCCGGGACGCCGTATCTGTACGACTACGAGAACGGGAACTTCAACTTCGAGGACGGGCGCGCCCGCTTCGTCCCGGCGGACAGCGGCCAGCCTGGCGAGATTCCGGACGAGGATTACCCACTGACGCTCACGTCTGGTCGTGTCCTCTATCACTGGCATACCGGTCAGCTCACCCGCCGTGTCGAGGGGCTCATGAGCCACGTAGGCGAGAGCTTCGTCGAGATCCATCCCGAACTGGCCGCGCGACTCGACGTCACCGACGGAGAGTACGTCCGTGTCGAGTCCCGCCGCGGCGAGATTGTCGTCAAAGCACAGGTCACCGAGCGCGTCGACGCGGGGACGTTGTTCATCCCGATGCATTTCGCCGCCGGCGCGGTCAACAAACTCACACAGGAGACGTTCGACCCGCAGTCGGGGATCCCCGAGTACAAGGTCTCGAGCGTCCGCGTCGAACCGCTCGGTCCAGAGACCGACGTCGACGTCCTTCGGATGCCCGATGTCGGTGCAGCTACCGATGATGCCGCTATCGGCGACGACTGA
- a CDS encoding amidohydrolase, with the protein MPTETIPPSEADLKEWRREFHRYPEPGWCEFRTTVRIVEELEQLNVDEIHIGADALDPDERLGVPEEDVLSEWYEKATSETNRTDVLEQIQGGRTGVVAIVENGEGPTVGLRVDIDALPITESTDGDHRPASDGFRSTNEEVMHACGHDSHITFGLGTIQSVIQRDFSGTLKVFFQPAEELLGGGKAMASGPHIDDVDYLFGAHVGLDYPTGTVVAGLDEALALARMDVTFEGESAHAGLAPNEGRNAVQALIAAAHNIYAIPRHREGKTRVNIGEISADNAANIIADRATASIEVRGESTELMEYMRDAVQRHVNTAAEMHECDAEISLTGESIRQDCDGELVDLVSETVTDRSESLSLIRRDALAASEDATYLMKAVTENGGKATYIGIGGNNPSGHHTPKFDIDEECLSIGVEVLSKSVLKRLS; encoded by the coding sequence ATGCCAACGGAAACGATACCCCCATCGGAAGCGGACTTGAAGGAGTGGAGACGGGAGTTCCACCGGTATCCGGAACCCGGCTGGTGTGAGTTCCGAACGACTGTACGGATCGTCGAGGAACTCGAACAGTTGAACGTCGACGAGATCCACATCGGGGCGGACGCTCTCGATCCCGACGAGCGATTGGGAGTTCCTGAGGAGGACGTACTTTCGGAGTGGTACGAGAAAGCGACGTCTGAAACGAACCGTACGGACGTGTTAGAGCAGATTCAAGGCGGTCGCACGGGAGTCGTCGCGATTGTCGAGAACGGTGAGGGCCCGACCGTCGGATTACGTGTCGACATCGACGCGCTTCCCATCACCGAATCGACTGACGGCGATCATCGGCCAGCGTCCGACGGCTTTCGATCGACTAATGAAGAGGTTATGCACGCATGTGGCCACGATTCCCACATTACATTCGGGTTAGGAACGATTCAGTCGGTTATTCAGAGGGATTTCAGTGGGACGCTTAAAGTCTTCTTCCAACCGGCAGAGGAACTCCTCGGCGGTGGAAAAGCGATGGCTTCGGGTCCCCACATTGACGACGTCGACTATCTGTTCGGAGCCCACGTCGGCCTCGATTATCCGACAGGGACGGTCGTTGCCGGACTCGATGAAGCGCTCGCCCTCGCCCGAATGGACGTCACGTTCGAGGGCGAATCTGCCCACGCAGGGTTGGCTCCGAACGAAGGACGGAACGCGGTCCAAGCGCTCATCGCCGCTGCTCATAACATCTACGCGATCCCTCGCCACAGGGAGGGGAAAACGCGCGTGAACATCGGGGAAATCAGCGCGGACAACGCCGCGAATATCATCGCCGACCGAGCAACCGCGTCGATCGAGGTTCGCGGCGAGTCGACCGAACTGATGGAGTATATGCGCGACGCCGTGCAGCGGCACGTAAACACGGCGGCGGAAATGCACGAGTGTGACGCCGAAATCTCTCTCACCGGGGAATCGATACGGCAGGACTGCGACGGAGAACTCGTGGACCTGGTGAGTGAGACGGTAACTGATCGATCGGAGTCGCTCTCACTGATTCGACGTGACGCCTTGGCCGCGAGCGAGGACGCCACGTACTTGATGAAGGCCGTGACGGAGAACGGTGGCAAGGCGACGTACATCGGCATCGGCGGGAACAATCCTAGTGGCCACCACACCCCGAAGTTCGATATCGATGAGGAGTGCCTCTCGATCGGTGTGGAGGTGCTTTCGAAGTCCGTTCTGAAACGCCTCTCTTAG
- a CDS encoding acyl-[acyl-carrier-protein] thioesterase, with amino-acid sequence MQTISDTQVRFGELAGPLVHGSVLFDWQLISTQEVSAAFGYPFEDILADDGIPYAPVVVDTTVHRYPALGDEITVETVPIDVGRSSVELLYEILDADGECLATARMTHVTISSSGGARPLPEQVRSAFADACVDRDPEVGPTTETDEGTDLPSYLKSVPIRSPYIEGAELSYFEEYPRFAGIALEEFLAEQGMSLGELAGEKQPYRLRNWEWEFQSPVQFETELHVECDVRSVDQETIRIAHEFTSSGKTNIRGITEYGCFDRVGAPVPFDDEMIAPFKS; translated from the coding sequence GTGCAAACGATTAGCGATACGCAGGTGCGATTTGGAGAGCTCGCTGGACCGCTCGTTCACGGATCCGTCCTATTCGACTGGCAGCTGATTTCAACACAGGAGGTCTCCGCTGCCTTCGGCTATCCGTTCGAGGATATCCTCGCGGACGACGGTATTCCCTACGCGCCGGTTGTGGTCGACACCACCGTCCACCGGTATCCCGCACTCGGTGACGAGATCACCGTCGAGACAGTGCCCATCGACGTCGGGAGATCGAGCGTTGAACTCCTCTACGAGATCCTCGACGCCGATGGCGAGTGCCTTGCGACGGCGCGAATGACTCACGTGACGATATCGTCAAGCGGCGGTGCACGTCCATTACCGGAGCAGGTTCGGTCGGCGTTCGCAGACGCGTGTGTCGATCGAGACCCCGAGGTCGGTCCGACGACAGAAACAGACGAGGGCACGGACCTGCCCTCGTACTTGAAGTCGGTCCCAATTCGGAGCCCATACATCGAGGGCGCGGAACTGTCCTACTTCGAGGAGTATCCCCGGTTCGCGGGGATCGCCTTAGAGGAGTTCCTCGCCGAGCAGGGAATGAGTCTCGGCGAACTTGCTGGTGAGAAACAGCCGTACCGGCTCCGCAATTGGGAGTGGGAGTTTCAGTCGCCCGTTCAATTTGAAACCGAACTCCATGTCGAATGTGACGTGAGAAGCGTTGATCAGGAGACGATTCGGATTGCTCACGAATTTACCAGTAGCGGAAAAACGAATATTAGGGGAATCACAGAATACGGCTGCTTCGACCGAGTTGGAGCACCTGTTCCGTTCGACGATGAGATGATAGCTCCGTTTAAGTCATAG
- a CDS encoding PaaI family thioesterase gives MTVDDGLIRDELFDDPFCNSLDITFDKVEDGAATARMPVTESHLNFAGVLHGGAVFTLADAAAGAALSSRVGTDANIALEANVSFLEAVDAGETVIATAEIPHESRKTAEMTVTVETEAGARVASYRCRGYKF, from the coding sequence ATGACCGTCGACGACGGACTGATCCGAGACGAATTGTTCGACGATCCGTTCTGCAACTCTCTCGACATTACGTTCGACAAGGTCGAAGACGGGGCGGCCACGGCACGAATGCCAGTCACGGAGTCGCATCTGAATTTCGCCGGCGTCCTTCACGGTGGCGCTGTCTTCACGCTCGCGGATGCGGCAGCCGGAGCAGCGCTTTCCTCCCGTGTCGGTACGGACGCCAATATCGCGCTCGAGGCGAATGTGTCCTTCCTTGAGGCAGTGGACGCCGGTGAGACGGTGATCGCGACCGCGGAGATCCCTCACGAAAGCCGGAAGACAGCGGAAATGACGGTGACGGTAGAGACGGAAGCCGGGGCGCGCGTCGCCTCCTATCGATGTCGCGGATATAAATTCTAA